The Hyalangium gracile nucleotide sequence TGTGGCCTGGCTGTTCCGCAACCGGCGCATCGACCGCATCGTGGCCCTGGACGACTTCGACGTGGAGGTCGCCGCCGCCCTGCGCGAGCACTTCCGGATGCCCGGCATGGGAGACTCGGCCTCGCGCTTCTTCCGCGACAAGCTGGCCATGCGCGTGAAGGCGAAGGAGCTGGGCATCAACGTCCCGCGCTTCACGCCCGTGTTCCATCACCCGGACGTGGCCAGGTTCCTGGAGGAGGTGCCGGCTCCCTGGCTCATCAAGCCGCGCTCCGAGGCCTCCGCCGTGGGCATCAAGAAGCTGAAGAACGCGGACGAGGCGTGGGCCACCATCCACGAGCTCGGCGACCGCCAGTCGTTCCACGTCCTGGAGCAGATGATCCCCGGAGACCTGTACCACGTGGACTCGCTCATGCAGGACGGCAAGATCGCGTTCGTCGAGGTGGGGCGCTACGGCCGCCCGCTGCTGGAGGTCGCCCACGAGGGCGGCATCTACGTCACGCGCACCCAGCCGCGGGACTCGAAGGAGGCCAAGGAGCTCATCAAGAGCAACGCCGCGGTGCTCGAGGGCTTCGGGCTGCGGCGGGGCGCCTCGCACACCGAGTTCATCATCGGCCGCGATGACGGCAAGCCCTACTTCATCGAGACCTCCGCTCGCGTGGGCGGGGCGAACATCTCGGAGATGGTGGAGGCCGCGACCGGGGTGAACCTCTGGAGCGAGTGGGCCAGGCTCGAGCTGGAGGGCGAGGGCTTCGCCTACAAGGCCCCGAGGACGCGCGAGGAGTTCGGCGGCGTCATCATCTCGCTGGCGAGGGACGAGTACCCGGACACCTCGTCGTTCAACGATCCGGAGATCGTCGACCGGCTGAAGAAGAAGAACCACATCGGGTTCGTCGTGCGCTCCCCGAAGCAGGAGCGCGTCGAGGAGCTGCTCAAGAAGTACCTGGAGCGCATCTCGCGGGAGTTCCACGCCTCGCTCCCCGCGCCTCCGAAGTCGACCTCCTGAGTCGAGGGGCCCGTGCCGGACCAGAGCGCCGCCAACTGGTATGCTTGTCATACCAGTTCGCAGCAAGTCCGGCCGACAGGCAGGGGCCCGGACCACGGGCAGGGGAGACTGTCCCTGCCGAGAGCCAGGCCGCTCAGCCGCGCTGCCGGAGCTCGAGCGCCTCAGCCAGCGCCGCGATGGGCGAGGCGGTGGGTCTGCCGGCCTGCCAGTCCGGGGGCGTCACCACCACGCCCGAGATGTCCAGGTGCACGAACGGCAGCTTCGTGCCGCGCAGCCCCGACGCCACGTCCAGGAAGGCGAAGGGCCCCTGGTGGCCGCGCGGCGTGTCCACGCTGGCGAGCCGGTTGCTCGACAGCACGTCCTCCGTCGGCGCCTTGGGCGCGACGAACAGGTAGTCCTCGCGCCGCGGCACCGTGGACTCGAGCGGCTCGCCCAGCAGCTCGCCGACCTCGCTCAGCGTCCGGATGAAGCCCTGCGCCCGCGCCGCCCCGTTCTCGATGGCTCCCACGTACGGCCCGAAGGCCCGGTAGACGTGGCCCGTCAGCGTCGCCACCGACACGAGCACGGAGGACGCCGGATCCGCGCCCTCCTTGAGCGCCGCCAGCAGATCCGCCAGCACCAGGCGCCCCTCCGCGTCGGTGTTCCCGATGCGCACGCGCACGCCCGAGCGCGCCGTGATGATCTCGTCGGAGACGAACGACTCCTCGCCGATGCTGTTGCGCACCATGCCCAGCAGCGCCACCACGCGCAGCCCGGGGAGCTTCCGCTCGGCGAGCGTCCGCACCAGCCCCGCCACCGTCGCCGCGCCGCCCTTGTCGCGGGACATGCCCGCCATGCCGCCGCCCGTCTTCACGTCCGCGCCGCCGGTGTCGTACGTGACGCCCTTGCCCGCGAAGAACACGGTGCGCGTGACGGGGCCCTCCGGAACCAGCTCCAGCGAGACCACGCACGGCTTGTGGTGCTCCACCGCCATCGACGCCCGAGCCACCGCCGCGAGCAGCGGATAGCCGGACACATCCCGCTGCACCGACACCTTCACTCCCGTGCCCGCGAACGCCTCCTCGCAGTACGCGGCGAAGCGCAGCGGGG carries:
- a CDS encoding ATP-grasp domain-containing protein: MSPSPRQTVLCLASFFKGNRFFQRLHEEGCYVILITSDRFKDEDWARQYIHEFHSVASFEDRTALLNGVAWLFRNRRIDRIVALDDFDVEVAAALREHFRMPGMGDSASRFFRDKLAMRVKAKELGINVPRFTPVFHHPDVARFLEEVPAPWLIKPRSEASAVGIKKLKNADEAWATIHELGDRQSFHVLEQMIPGDLYHVDSLMQDGKIAFVEVGRYGRPLLEVAHEGGIYVTRTQPRDSKEAKELIKSNAAVLEGFGLRRGASHTEFIIGRDDGKPYFIETSARVGGANISEMVEAATGVNLWSEWARLELEGEGFAYKAPRTREEFGGVIISLARDEYPDTSSFNDPEIVDRLKKKNHIGFVVRSPKQERVEELLKKYLERISREFHASLPAPPKSTS
- a CDS encoding M17 family metallopeptidase, translating into MNTPISIAGAAEISSAAKDTDALVVIAPAPLRAALEGLGLPQEWKRAVEAALSVDRALAEGSPGPTVVAVPSAPGGRIIVMPTAPIVHDTDDCRVLSEASAVAISRAVQAGASHPLLAVAVPKEPRFARALEVCTLASAATAWEPLEARESPARRAPPTQLRKLSVLNLPGQAATWASALEAGRALCRDLVTGGPERLTPLRFAAYCEEAFAGTGVKVSVQRDVSGYPLLAAVARASMAVEHHKPCVVSLELVPEGPVTRTVFFAGKGVTYDTGGADVKTGGGMAGMSRDKGGAATVAGLVRTLAERKLPGLRVVALLGMVRNSIGEESFVSDEIITARSGVRVRIGNTDAEGRLVLADLLAALKEGADPASSVLVSVATLTGHVYRAFGPYVGAIENGAARAQGFIRTLSEVGELLGEPLESTVPRREDYLFVAPKAPTEDVLSSNRLASVDTPRGHQGPFAFLDVASGLRGTKLPFVHLDISGVVVTPPDWQAGRPTASPIAALAEALELRQRG